A stretch of Microbacterium sp. LWH3-1.2 DNA encodes these proteins:
- a CDS encoding alkyl/aryl-sulfatase, with translation MQQRKPEASIREAHAAVLAALPFDDVDDFAAADRGFIGTLDDPTIRNDKGEVVWDASTFDFVAGDAPDTVNPSLWRQSKLVAKHGLFEVVPGVYQVRGLDLSVMSVIEGDTGVIVVDPLISIETAAAAIALYRKHRGERPIHAVIHSHSHIDHFGGVLGIVSQDDVTAGTVQIVVPAGFLEHSVAENVYAGTAMARRAGYMYGAALERGPRGQVGAGLGQTTSTGNPTILPPTLEVTTTGEVHTIDGVEFEFQMAPGTEAPSEMHFYLPRYRALCMAENATHTLHNLLTLRGAVVRDPHVWSQYLTEAIERYGDDVEVVFASHHWPTWGNAEVRDFLAIQRDLYGYLHDQTLRLLNQGYNGAEIAEMIQLPPALEASWSTHGYYGSVSHNVKAIYQRYMGWFDGNPARLWPHPPQALAERYVAAIGGADRVVEVAQEAFDAGDYRWAATLLDHAVFTDADHGGARALYADTLEQLAFGAENGTWRNFFLSGATELREGNFGTPTQTAAPLIIAQLTPEQLLDAVAIRVNGPKAWDLDLSLDVSLADLDRTFHLTLRHGVLIYVERDADPRTPLQLTLSKPRLIRLAGGDKDSEGIEIRGDVGVLTQLLGVLDQGDPDFEIVLP, from the coding sequence ATGCAACAGCGCAAACCCGAAGCCTCGATCCGCGAGGCTCACGCGGCGGTCCTCGCCGCCTTGCCCTTCGACGACGTCGACGACTTCGCCGCCGCCGATCGCGGATTCATCGGGACGCTCGACGATCCGACGATCCGCAACGACAAGGGCGAAGTGGTGTGGGATGCCTCGACCTTCGACTTCGTCGCGGGGGATGCGCCCGACACGGTGAACCCGAGCCTGTGGCGGCAGTCGAAGCTCGTCGCGAAGCACGGGCTGTTCGAGGTCGTGCCGGGCGTTTACCAGGTTCGCGGACTGGACCTTTCGGTGATGTCGGTCATCGAGGGCGACACCGGCGTCATCGTGGTCGATCCGCTGATCTCGATCGAGACGGCGGCGGCCGCGATCGCGCTCTACCGGAAGCATCGGGGTGAGCGCCCGATCCACGCGGTCATCCACTCCCACAGCCACATCGACCACTTCGGCGGCGTGCTCGGCATCGTGAGTCAGGACGACGTCACGGCGGGCACGGTGCAGATCGTGGTGCCCGCGGGCTTCCTCGAGCACTCGGTCGCCGAGAACGTCTACGCGGGAACCGCCATGGCACGCCGTGCCGGGTACATGTACGGCGCTGCGCTCGAGCGCGGACCGCGGGGGCAGGTGGGTGCCGGGCTCGGGCAGACGACATCGACCGGGAACCCCACCATCCTCCCGCCGACCCTGGAGGTGACGACGACCGGCGAGGTGCACACCATCGACGGCGTGGAGTTCGAGTTCCAGATGGCGCCGGGCACCGAGGCGCCCTCCGAGATGCACTTCTACCTGCCGCGGTACCGGGCGCTGTGCATGGCCGAGAACGCGACGCACACGCTGCACAACCTGCTGACGCTGCGCGGCGCGGTCGTGCGTGATCCGCACGTCTGGTCGCAGTACCTGACCGAGGCGATCGAGCGATACGGCGACGACGTCGAGGTGGTATTCGCGTCGCATCACTGGCCTACGTGGGGCAACGCGGAGGTCCGGGACTTCCTCGCGATCCAGCGCGACCTCTACGGCTACCTGCACGACCAGACGCTGCGGCTGCTCAACCAGGGCTACAACGGCGCCGAGATCGCGGAGATGATCCAGCTGCCGCCCGCGCTCGAGGCATCGTGGAGCACGCACGGCTACTACGGCTCGGTCAGCCACAACGTCAAGGCGATCTACCAGCGCTACATGGGCTGGTTCGACGGCAACCCTGCGCGGCTGTGGCCCCACCCGCCGCAGGCGCTCGCGGAGCGGTATGTCGCGGCGATCGGCGGCGCCGACAGGGTCGTGGAAGTCGCACAGGAGGCGTTCGACGCGGGAGACTATCGCTGGGCGGCCACGCTGCTGGATCACGCGGTCTTCACGGACGCCGATCACGGGGGAGCCCGCGCTCTGTACGCGGACACCCTCGAGCAGCTGGCGTTCGGCGCCGAGAACGGCACCTGGCGCAACTTCTTCCTGTCGGGGGCCACCGAGTTGCGCGAGGGCAATTTCGGCACGCCCACCCAGACGGCCGCGCCGCTGATCATCGCCCAGCTCACGCCCGAGCAGCTCCTCGACGCCGTCGCGATCCGGGTGAACGGCCCGAAGGCGTGGGATCTCGACCTGTCGCTCGACGTCAGCCTCGCCGATCTCGATCGCACCTTCCACCTGACGTTGCGCCACGGGGTGCTGATATACGTCGAGCGCGACGCCGACCCGCGGACCCCGCTGCAGCTCACGCTCTCGAAGCCGCGCCTGATCCGGCTGGCCGGTGGCGACAAGGACTCCGAGGGCATCGAGATCCGTGGGGACGTCGGCGTGCTGACACAGCTCCTCGGGGTGCTCGACCAGGGCGACCCGGACTTCGAGATCGTCCTGCCGTAA
- a CDS encoding cation transporter, giving the protein MGRTDLPSTQQQALRSAIRWEWFTIGYSIVTIGLIALVVGGSQAMKTAWIEDMLSLIPQISFLVALLFIRRPPSRAFPFGLHRVMGVGHLVAGVALLAVGGNLAYEAISGLIRSEHPSIGTVVVFGQTIWLGWFMVTVMTVTVIGPFFYGHAKAKLAPKLHNKVLYADADMAKADWTSTAASIVGVLGVGVGLWWLDGAAALFISIGIVWDGWRNSRAAVLDLIDQRARTEDDARPHPLITRIANRVEELPWVREAAVRMRDMGQVFHVEVFVVPTHDDVRLGEIEAAREAVAALDWKVQDVVVIPTSTLPDEAEPAGERRSHRDA; this is encoded by the coding sequence ATGGGCCGCACCGACCTGCCCTCGACGCAGCAGCAGGCGCTCCGCAGCGCCATCCGCTGGGAGTGGTTCACCATCGGTTACAGCATCGTCACGATCGGGCTGATCGCCCTCGTCGTCGGCGGCTCGCAGGCGATGAAGACCGCGTGGATCGAAGACATGCTGTCGCTCATTCCGCAGATCTCCTTCCTCGTCGCCCTGCTCTTCATCAGGCGTCCACCGTCGCGGGCCTTCCCGTTCGGCCTGCATCGGGTCATGGGGGTCGGACACCTCGTCGCTGGGGTGGCTCTGCTCGCCGTCGGCGGCAACCTGGCCTACGAGGCGATCAGCGGGCTGATCCGCTCGGAGCATCCCTCGATCGGCACGGTGGTCGTGTTCGGGCAGACGATCTGGCTCGGCTGGTTCATGGTGACGGTCATGACCGTCACCGTCATCGGGCCGTTCTTCTACGGACATGCCAAGGCGAAGCTCGCACCGAAGCTGCACAACAAGGTGCTCTACGCGGACGCCGACATGGCCAAGGCCGACTGGACGTCCACGGCGGCCTCGATCGTCGGCGTGCTCGGGGTCGGCGTCGGCCTGTGGTGGCTGGACGGAGCGGCCGCCCTCTTCATCTCGATAGGGATCGTGTGGGACGGCTGGCGCAACTCGCGCGCGGCCGTCCTGGATCTCATCGACCAGCGGGCACGCACGGAAGACGACGCCCGGCCTCATCCCCTCATCACCCGCATCGCGAACCGCGTGGAAGAGCTCCCGTGGGTGCGCGAGGCGGCCGTGCGCATGCGCGACATGGGTCAGGTGTTCCACGTCGAGGTGTTCGTGGTGCCGACGCACGATGACGTGCGCCTCGGCGAGATCGAAGCGGCGCGCGAGGCCGTCGCCGCCCTCGACTGGAAGGTGCAGGACGTCGTCGTCATCCCGACCTCGACGCTGCCCGACGAGGCGGAGCCCGCCGGCGAGCGCAGATCGCATCGCGACGCGTGA